One part of the Arabidopsis thaliana chromosome 1 sequence genome encodes these proteins:
- a CDS encoding heat shock protein 70 (Hsp 70) family protein, whose amino-acid sequence MVSFGEKQRFMGAAAAASATMHPKSTISQLKRLIGRKFREPDVQNDLRLFPFETSEDSDGGIQIRLRYMGEIQSFSPVQILGMLLSHLKQIAEKSLKTPVSDCVIGIPSYFTNSQRLAYLDAAAIAGLRPLRLMHDSTATALGYGIYKTDLVANSSPTYIVFIDIGHCDTQVCVASFESGSMRVRSHAFDRNLGGRDFDEVLFNHFALEFKEKYNIDVYTNTKACVRLRASCEKVKKVLSANAEAQLNIECLMEEKDVRSFIKREEFEQLSAGLLERLIVPCQKALADSGLSLDQIHSVELVGSGSRIPAISKMLSSLFKRELGRTVNASECVARGCALQCAMLSPVFRVRDYEVQDSYPFAIGFSSDKGPINTPSNELLFPKGQIFPSVKVLTLHRENTFQLEAFYANHNELSPDIPTQISSFMIGPFHISHGEAARVKVRVQLNLHGIVTIDSATLIEYHKENITSEEMISEENHQSSAMKDGSLDPSSGSIGNEPKAIKRMEIPVVANVSGALTKDELSEAKQRENSLVEQDLKMESTKDKKNALESFVYEMRDKMLNTYRNTATESERECIARNLQETEEWLYEDGDDESENAYIEKLNDVKKLIDPIENRFKDGEERVQASKDLLKTIADNRMAAESLPPPRKNAVLDECHKAERWLHEKTTEQESLPKDANPELQSAEIRRKADALNATCKYIGKSNSPPAKPEHNGSYGSRKSDDMELD is encoded by the exons ATGGTTTCCTTTGGTGAGAAGCAGAGATTCATGggtgctgctgctgctgcctCTGCTACTATGCATCCCAAGTCAACCATTTCTCAGTTAAAGAGATTGATCGGTAGGAAATTCAGGGAGCCTGATGTTCAGAATGATCTGAGGTTGTTTCCTTTTGAAACTTCTGAAGACTCTGATGGTGGAATTCAAATTCGGCTTCGGTATATGGGTGAGATACAGAGCTTCAGTCCGGTGCAGATATTAGGCATGTTGCTTTCACATTTGAAGCAGATTGCAGAGAAGAGTCTCAAAACGCCTGTTTCAGACTGTGTCATTGGGATTCCATCCTACTTTACAAACTCACAAAGACTTGCCTATTTGGATGCTGCAGCCATTGCTGGCCTGAGGCCATTGAGATTGATGCATGATTCTACCGCCACTGCACTTGGATATGGTATATACAAGACAGATTTGGTAGCTAACTCGAGCCCTACTTACATTGTGTTTATCGATATCGGTCACTGTGATACACAAGTGTGTGTGGCATCGTTTGAGTCTGGAAGCATGAGAGTCCGTTCTCATGCTTTTGATAGAAACTTGGGCGGGAGAGATTTTGATGAGGTTCTCTTCAACCACTTTGCCCTTGAATTTAAGGAGAAATACAACATAGATGTATATACAAATACCAAGGCGTGTGTTAGGTTAAGGGCATCGTGTGAGAAAGTTAAAAAGGTCTTGAGTGCAAATGCTGAGGCACAGCTGAATATTGAATGTCTGATGGAGGAGAAGGACGTGAGGAGCTTCATCAAGAGAGAAGAGTTTGAGCAGTTGTCAGCAGGCTTGTTGGAGAGATTAATTGTACCGTGTCAAAAGGCTTTGGCTGACTCTGGTCTAAGTTTGGATCAAATCCACTCTGTGGAGCTAGTTGGTTCAGGGTCCCGCATTCCAGCTATATCTAAGATGCTAAGCTCGTTGTTTAAGAGGGAGCTAGGCAGGACTGTGAATGCAAGTGAGTGCGTAGCTCGAGGATGTGCGCTTCAATGTGCAATGCTCAGTCCAGTTTTTCGAGTTAGAGATTATGAG GTTCAAGATTCTTACCCTTTCGCAATCGGCTTTTCATCTGATAAAGGTCCCATAAACACACCATCGAATGAATTGCTCTTTCCGAAAGGCCAGATCTTCCCAAGTGTAAAGGTTCTTACTCTACATAGGGAAAACACTTTCCAGTTGGAAGCCTTTTATGCAAACCATAATGAACTATCACCAGATATACCAACACAGATAAGCAGTTTTATG ATTGGGCCTTTTCATATATCGCACGGAGAAGCGGCACGTGTCAAAGTAAGAGTTCAGCTAAATCTCCACGGGATTGTCACGATTGATTCAGCTACG CTAATAGAATATCATAAGGAGAATATAACTTCTGAAGAGATGATATCTGAAGAGAATCATCAATCTTCTGCTATGAAGGATGGCTCTTTGGACCCTTCGTCAGGTTCTATT GGTAATGAGCCTAAGGCTATCAAAAGAATGGAAATTCCAGTTGTTGCGAACGTGTCTGGTGCATTGACGAAGGATGAGTTATCGGAGGCCAAACAGAGAGAGAACTCTTTAGTGGAGCAAGATCTGAAGATGGAATCGACAAAGGATAAGAAAAATGCTCTTGAATCTTTTGTCTATGAGATGCGTGATAAG ATGTTAAATACATATCGGAACACTGCAACCGAGTCAGAACGGGAATGCATAGCTAGAAATCTTcaggaaacagaggaatggCTAtatgaagatggtgatgatgaatctGAAAATGCGTACATCGAGAAGTTGAATGATGTCAAAAAG CTCATCGATCCTATTGAAAACCGGTTCAAAGATGGAGAAGAGCGAGTTCAAGCATCAAAAGATCTTCTGAAAACTATTGCAGATAACCGAATGGCTGCAGagtctcttcctcctccaagAAAGAATGCG gTTCTCGATGAATGCCATAAAGCTGAGAGGTGGCTCCACGAGAAAACCACAGAACAGGAATCTTTACCCAAAGACGCTAATCCAGAGCTGCAATCTGCTGAAATCAGGAGAAAAGCTGATGCTCTAAACGC GACATGCAAGTACATTGGGAAATCAAACTCTCCCCCCGCGAAACCGGAACATAACGGATCATACGGAAGTAGAAAATCAGATGATATGGAGCTTGAttga
- a CDS encoding heat shock protein 70 (Hsp 70) family protein (heat shock protein 70 (Hsp 70) family protein; FUNCTIONS IN: ATP binding; INVOLVED IN: protein folding; LOCATED IN: cellular_component unknown; EXPRESSED IN: 24 plant structures; EXPRESSED DURING: 15 growth stages; CONTAINS InterPro DOMAIN/s: Heat shock protein Hsp70 (InterPro:IPR001023), Heat shock protein 70 (InterPro:IPR013126); BEST Arabidopsis thaliana protein match is: Heat shock protein 70 (Hsp 70) family protein (TAIR:AT1G79920.1); Has 25020 Blast hits to 24886 proteins in 4391 species: Archae - 151; Bacteria - 11311; Metazoa - 3542; Fungi - 1480; Plants - 1013; Viruses - 97; Other Eukaryotes - 7426 (source: NCBI BLink).) codes for MSVVGFDVGNENCVIAVAKQRGIDVLLNDESNRENPAMVSFGEKQRFMGAAAAASATMHPKSTISQLKRLIGRKFREPDVQNDLRLFPFETSEDSDGGIQIRLRYMGEIQSFSPVQILGMLLSHLKQIAEKSLKTPVSDCVIGIPSYFTNSQRLAYLDAAAIAGLRPLRLMHDSTATALGYGIYKTDLVANSSPTYIVFIDIGHCDTQVCVASFESGSMRVRSHAFDRNLGGRDFDEVLFNHFALEFKEKYNIDVYTNTKACVRLRASCEKVKKVLSANAEAQLNIECLMEEKDVRSFIKREEFEQLSAGLLERLIVPCQKALADSGLSLDQIHSVELVGSGSRIPAISKMLSSLFKRELGRTVNASECVARGCALQCAMLSPVFRVRDYEVQDSYPFAIGFSSDKGPINTPSNELLFPKGQIFPSVKVLTLHRENTFQLEAFYANHNELSPDIPTQISSFMIGPFHISHGEAARVKVRVQLNLHGIVTIDSATLIEYHKENITSEEMISEENHQSSAMKDGSLDPSSGSIGNEPKAIKRMEIPVVANVSGALTKDELSEAKQRENSLVEQDLKMESTKDKKNALESFVYEMRDKMLNTYRNTATESERECIARNLQETEEWLYEDGDDESENAYIEKLNDVKKLIDPIENRFKDGEERVQASKDLLKTIADNRMAAESLPPPRKNAVLDECHKAERWLHEKTTEQESLPKDANPELQSAEIRRKADALNATCKYIGKSNSPPAKPEHNGSYGSRKSDDMELD; via the exons ATGAGTGTAGTGGGATTTGATGTTGGGAATGAGAACTGTGTTATCGCAGTTGCAAAGCAACGAGGGATCGACGTTTTGTTGAACGATGAATCGAACCGAGAAAATCCTGCTATGGTTTCCTTTGGTGAGAAGCAGAGATTCATGggtgctgctgctgctgcctCTGCTACTATGCATCCCAAGTCAACCATTTCTCAGTTAAAGAGATTGATCGGTAGGAAATTCAGGGAGCCTGATGTTCAGAATGATCTGAGGTTGTTTCCTTTTGAAACTTCTGAAGACTCTGATGGTGGAATTCAAATTCGGCTTCGGTATATGGGTGAGATACAGAGCTTCAGTCCGGTGCAGATATTAGGCATGTTGCTTTCACATTTGAAGCAGATTGCAGAGAAGAGTCTCAAAACGCCTGTTTCAGACTGTGTCATTGGGATTCCATCCTACTTTACAAACTCACAAAGACTTGCCTATTTGGATGCTGCAGCCATTGCTGGCCTGAGGCCATTGAGATTGATGCATGATTCTACCGCCACTGCACTTGGATATGGTATATACAAGACAGATTTGGTAGCTAACTCGAGCCCTACTTACATTGTGTTTATCGATATCGGTCACTGTGATACACAAGTGTGTGTGGCATCGTTTGAGTCTGGAAGCATGAGAGTCCGTTCTCATGCTTTTGATAGAAACTTGGGCGGGAGAGATTTTGATGAGGTTCTCTTCAACCACTTTGCCCTTGAATTTAAGGAGAAATACAACATAGATGTATATACAAATACCAAGGCGTGTGTTAGGTTAAGGGCATCGTGTGAGAAAGTTAAAAAGGTCTTGAGTGCAAATGCTGAGGCACAGCTGAATATTGAATGTCTGATGGAGGAGAAGGACGTGAGGAGCTTCATCAAGAGAGAAGAGTTTGAGCAGTTGTCAGCAGGCTTGTTGGAGAGATTAATTGTACCGTGTCAAAAGGCTTTGGCTGACTCTGGTCTAAGTTTGGATCAAATCCACTCTGTGGAGCTAGTTGGTTCAGGGTCCCGCATTCCAGCTATATCTAAGATGCTAAGCTCGTTGTTTAAGAGGGAGCTAGGCAGGACTGTGAATGCAAGTGAGTGCGTAGCTCGAGGATGTGCGCTTCAATGTGCAATGCTCAGTCCAGTTTTTCGAGTTAGAGATTATGAG GTTCAAGATTCTTACCCTTTCGCAATCGGCTTTTCATCTGATAAAGGTCCCATAAACACACCATCGAATGAATTGCTCTTTCCGAAAGGCCAGATCTTCCCAAGTGTAAAGGTTCTTACTCTACATAGGGAAAACACTTTCCAGTTGGAAGCCTTTTATGCAAACCATAATGAACTATCACCAGATATACCAACACAGATAAGCAGTTTTATG ATTGGGCCTTTTCATATATCGCACGGAGAAGCGGCACGTGTCAAAGTAAGAGTTCAGCTAAATCTCCACGGGATTGTCACGATTGATTCAGCTACG CTAATAGAATATCATAAGGAGAATATAACTTCTGAAGAGATGATATCTGAAGAGAATCATCAATCTTCTGCTATGAAGGATGGCTCTTTGGACCCTTCGTCAGGTTCTATT GGTAATGAGCCTAAGGCTATCAAAAGAATGGAAATTCCAGTTGTTGCGAACGTGTCTGGTGCATTGACGAAGGATGAGTTATCGGAGGCCAAACAGAGAGAGAACTCTTTAGTGGAGCAAGATCTGAAGATGGAATCGACAAAGGATAAGAAAAATGCTCTTGAATCTTTTGTCTATGAGATGCGTGATAAG ATGTTAAATACATATCGGAACACTGCAACCGAGTCAGAACGGGAATGCATAGCTAGAAATCTTcaggaaacagaggaatggCTAtatgaagatggtgatgatgaatctGAAAATGCGTACATCGAGAAGTTGAATGATGTCAAAAAG CTCATCGATCCTATTGAAAACCGGTTCAAAGATGGAGAAGAGCGAGTTCAAGCATCAAAAGATCTTCTGAAAACTATTGCAGATAACCGAATGGCTGCAGagtctcttcctcctccaagAAAGAATGCG gTTCTCGATGAATGCCATAAAGCTGAGAGGTGGCTCCACGAGAAAACCACAGAACAGGAATCTTTACCCAAAGACGCTAATCCAGAGCTGCAATCTGCTGAAATCAGGAGAAAAGCTGATGCTCTAAACGC GACATGCAAGTACATTGGGAAATCAAACTCTCCCCCCGCGAAACCGGAACATAACGGATCATACGGAAGTAGAAAATCAGATGATATGGAGCTTGAttga